TTGAACTGTGAAAATTCCATCATGCTCTCGAAAGAAGTCATCTTGATTTCTTCCTGACCGCATTTTTCCTTAAACTCCACAAAGTCCATATCTGTCTGGCTGACAAACTTCCCTGACAGTCCCTTGACGCCGGGACATTTCAGTATTTTAAACAGTTCAGGCTCCTCCATTGTGTCGGTCACGATCACACATGGAACATCCGTGACGTTCATGACAGAATTAAGATCCAGCCTGTGCATGAATACGATCTCACTGCTGTAGTCCTGAATAAGGTGCTGGTGCTTGAACAGAGCGTCAAAGTCGTTCAGTGATACTGCCATCTTTTCCTTGCCGAAACGTCTGGCGGCATCCTCGATCAGCTTTACGCTGTCTGCTTTGGAGAAGTTCAGCATCGCCCGCTTGGCTCCTGCGTACAGAATCTTCTTTATATCTTCCTGGCGCCGTATATTCCCCCCGGCCACCATCGGTATGCGTATGACACGGTTCATGCGCTTCATCAGGTCGATCGCTTCCTCATGTTCCTCATCAGAGTCTGACAAGTCGAACACGAGCAGTTCATCCGCCCCGTGGTCACTGTAATATTTGGCAAGCCCGATGACATCTTCCGATATCACCGTCTCGTCCGTAAACCATTTTACCGCTTTTGCGCCCCTGATAAATATGCAGGGTATCAATCGTTTATAGCTCATCGTATATAGTCTCCTTTATAGGCTTCCTTTTGTAGTCCATGCTTCTTTTATCCGCGGTTCCTCCATGGTCGCCATATCAAGCGCTTTCCCGAAGCTTTTGAACATGGCTTCCGCCATATGGTGGCTATTGCCTCCATTCAGTATCTTCAGGTGAAGATTCATCATGGCGCTGTAGGATACGGCGTAAAAGAACTCACGTATCATCTCCGTATCCATCTCTCCGATCCGTTCTGTCGGAAATGAAGCGTCACAGCTTAAGTATGGGCGTCCTGACAGATCTGCCGCACAGAGGACGAGCGTCTCATCCATCGGGAGGATAAAGTGTCCGTATCTCTTGATACCGGCTTTATCGCCCACTGCCCGGGCGATAACCTGCCCGAGTACGATCCCTGTATCCTCGACCGTGTGATGACAGTCCACGCGCAAGTCCCCCTTGACCTTCACCGTCAGGTCAAATAAGCCGTGCCGTGCAAACCCGTCCAGCATGTGGTCAAAAAACCCTATCCCGGTGCTGATATCATTCTGGCCGGTCCCATCCAGCGTAAGTTTAACAGTGATATCGGTCTCTTTCGTCTTTCTCGTACATTCGGCTGTCCGTTTCATCGTCTTCTCCTCCTTATCTCTCTTCAAAACGCACTCTGACGGAATTGGCATGTGCAGTCAGCTGCTCCGCCTCCGCAAAGGCTTCGATATCCGTATGTATCTCTTCCAGCGCCTCTCTGGAATAGCCGATGATACTGGATTTCTTTATAAAATCATCCACGGACAGCGGGGAGAAGAACTTGGCGGTCCCATTGGTCGGCAGTACATGGTTAGGGCCTGCAAAATAGTCGCCCAGCGGCTCGCTTGAGTATTCCCCGATAAATATGGCTCCTGCATTTCTTATCTTCATCATAACATTATATGGGTCTCTTGTCATTATCTCAAGATGTTCGGAGGCAATGTCGTTGGCGATATCTATCACGTCATCCATTGTGTCGGCCACAAGAATATAGCCGTAATTATCCAGCGATTTCTTTATGATCTCTGAACGGGACAGCTGCTCTGCAAATGCATCTGCCTGAGCGGACACCTCGCCGGCCAGCTTCTCACTTGTCGTCACAAGTATGGCGGACGCAAGTTCATCGTGTTCTGCCTGTGACAGAAGGTCGGCAGCCACATATCTTGGATCTGCGGTCTCATCGGCCACCACGAGTATCTCACTCGGACCTGCTATGGCATCAATGCTCACATGGCCGTACACTGCCTTTTTGGCGAGCGCTACGTATATATTTCCAGGACCTACGATCTTGTCCACCTTTGGTATGCTCTCCGTCCCATAAGCCAGCGCGCCGACTGCCTGAGCGCCGCCTGCCTTGTAGACGGCGTCAGCGCCTGCTTCCCTGGCGGCGACAAGCGTATTGGGACTGACCCGTCCGTCTTTTCCGGGAGGCGTCACCATGATGATCTCCCCGACCCCTGCCACTTTCGCCGGAACGATGTTCATGAGCACAGAAGAAGGATACACGGCCTTGCCGCCCGGAACATACACGCCGACCCGGTAAAGGGGCGTGACTTTCTGTCCGAGGATCGTACCGTCCGGCTTACTGTCAAACCAGCTGTACTGACGCTGCTTTTCATGATAAGTGCGGATATTCACCAGCGCTTTTCTCATAATGGCAAGAAGAGAATCGTCCATCTGCTCATAGGCCTCCTGAAACTCTTCTTCCGTTACCTTTATATTCCCGGCGTTGATATGAGCGCCGTCAAACTTTCTCGTATATTCATAAAGCGCGCTGTCTTTTTCCTCTTTTATCCTTTTAAGAATCTCTGATACGCCCTGCTCATAACCGGCGTAGTTGTTCGGGCTACGTTTCAGAAGGTCCTCCAGTACATTCTGTTTTGTCTCTTTGTCTAACCGCAGTATTTTCATATTTATCCGTCCTCTCTTCATCTTCCGGCTGATCTTATATCTGAATCTGAGCGCGCAGCTTAGTGAGAAGCGCCTTGATCCTCCCGCTCTCCATGCGCATGCTTACCGGATTTACTATCATTCTGGCTGAAAGCGGGCATACTTCTTCCAGCACCTCCAGGCCGTTTTCTTTCAGTGTGGAGCCTGTCTCGACAATGTCCACGATCACCTCTGACAGCCCGACTATGGGCGCAAGTTCTATTGAACCGTTCAGCTTGATGATCTCCACGGTCTGATGCTTTGTATTATAAAAATAGTCTTTTGCAATATTCGGGTATTTTGTGGCAACCCGGATGAGTTCGTGATGCTGGAGCAGAGGGGCCGCTTCCTTATGACCGCAGACGCACATGCTGCATTTTCCGTACCCAAGATCCAGTACCTCATGAACCTTGCGCCGTTCTTCCAGTATGGTGTCTTTGCCTGCCACGCCGATATCCGCGGTGCCGTATTCTACATAGGTAGGCACATCCGGCCCCTTTGCCAGAAAGAATTTCAGCTTCAGCTCCTCATTTGTAAATATCAGTTTTCTGGAATCTTTATCTTTCATCTCTTCACATGTGATTCCTATTTTTTCAAACAGCTCCAGTGTCTGATTTGCAAGGCGCCCCTTTCCAAGGGCAAATGTCAGATATCTCATATTGTCAGCTCCTGTCCCTGGAGGCGATCACTTTATGCTCCCCTGTCACCAGGTTTATCATCGTGATCTCCCCATTTTTATTGATATAGATCAGATTTCCGGCATAATACTCCTTGCCGTATTCGATGTAATCTTCAATAAGTTTACCTTTGGATTTTTTGACGAGCTCCGTGTTCTTGGCCTTCTTACGGAAATCCCTCGCCAGTATGAGCGCCTCTTTCAGCC
This is a stretch of genomic DNA from [Clostridium] hylemonae DSM 15053. It encodes these proteins:
- the hisIE gene encoding bifunctional phosphoribosyl-AMP cyclohydrolase/phosphoribosyl-ATP diphosphatase HisIE, which produces MSYKRLIPCIFIRGAKAVKWFTDETVISEDVIGLAKYYSDHGADELLVFDLSDSDEEHEEAIDLMKRMNRVIRIPMVAGGNIRRQEDIKKILYAGAKRAMLNFSKADSVKLIEDAARRFGKEKMAVSLNDFDALFKHQHLIQDYSSEIVFMHRLDLNSVMNVTDVPCVIVTDTMEEPELFKILKCPGVKGLSGKFVSQTDMDFVEFKEKCGQEEIKMTSFESMMEFSQFKTNEQGLIPVVVQHYKTQEVLMLAYMNEEAFYSTIKTGKMTYYSRSREQLWTKGETSGHFQYVKSLTIDCDYDTLLAKVDQVGPACHTGNATCFFQPLVGSDYDETNPLQVFETVYGTIMDRRENPKEGSYTNYLFDKGIDKILKKVGEEATEIVIAAKNPNPEEVKYEMADFLYHAMVLMVERGISWEDIVKELADR
- the hisB gene encoding imidazoleglycerol-phosphate dehydratase HisB; its protein translation is MKRTAECTRKTKETDITVKLTLDGTGQNDISTGIGFFDHMLDGFARHGLFDLTVKVKGDLRVDCHHTVEDTGIVLGQVIARAVGDKAGIKRYGHFILPMDETLVLCAADLSGRPYLSCDASFPTERIGEMDTEMIREFFYAVSYSAMMNLHLKILNGGNSHHMAEAMFKSFGKALDMATMEEPRIKEAWTTKGSL
- the hisD gene encoding histidinol dehydrogenase, with translation MKILRLDKETKQNVLEDLLKRSPNNYAGYEQGVSEILKRIKEEKDSALYEYTRKFDGAHINAGNIKVTEEEFQEAYEQMDDSLLAIMRKALVNIRTYHEKQRQYSWFDSKPDGTILGQKVTPLYRVGVYVPGGKAVYPSSVLMNIVPAKVAGVGEIIMVTPPGKDGRVSPNTLVAAREAGADAVYKAGGAQAVGALAYGTESIPKVDKIVGPGNIYVALAKKAVYGHVSIDAIAGPSEILVVADETADPRYVAADLLSQAEHDELASAILVTTSEKLAGEVSAQADAFAEQLSRSEIIKKSLDNYGYILVADTMDDVIDIANDIASEHLEIMTRDPYNVMMKIRNAGAIFIGEYSSEPLGDYFAGPNHVLPTNGTAKFFSPLSVDDFIKKSSIIGYSREALEEIHTDIEAFAEAEQLTAHANSVRVRFEER
- the hisG gene encoding ATP phosphoribosyltransferase, with product MRYLTFALGKGRLANQTLELFEKIGITCEEMKDKDSRKLIFTNEELKLKFFLAKGPDVPTYVEYGTADIGVAGKDTILEERRKVHEVLDLGYGKCSMCVCGHKEAAPLLQHHELIRVATKYPNIAKDYFYNTKHQTVEIIKLNGSIELAPIVGLSEVIVDIVETGSTLKENGLEVLEEVCPLSARMIVNPVSMRMESGRIKALLTKLRAQIQI